A window of the Equus przewalskii isolate Varuska chromosome 10, EquPr2, whole genome shotgun sequence genome harbors these coding sequences:
- the DHRS11 gene encoding dehydrogenase/reductase SDR family member 11 — MWPTAEERGVEPGPQARQDGGGSRRSSDAGRSAAAAAAVTRERPSPYDPGRGSATQVPGSRSEVGGRLGTMARAGMERWRDRLALVTGASGGIGAAVARALVQQGLKVVGCARTVGNIEELAAECKSAGYPGTLIPYKCDLSSEEDILSMFSAVRSQYSGVDICINNAGLARADTLLSGSTSGWKDMFNVNVLALSICTREAYQSMKERKVDDGHIININSMSGHRVVPQSMTHFYSATKYAVTALTEGLRQELREAQTHIRATCISPGLVETQFAFKLHDKDPEKAAATYEHIKCLKPEDVAEAVIYVLSTAPHVQIGDIQMRPTEQVT, encoded by the exons ATGTGGCCGACCGCCGAGGAGAGGGGGGTGGAGCCCGGGCCCCAGGCCCGCCAGGATGGAGGCGGGTCCAGGCGCAGCTCTGACGCGGGCAGGTCGGCGGCAGCTGCCGCGGCGGTGACAAGAGAGCGGCCGAGCCCCTACGACCCGGGGCGGGGTTCCGCGACCCAAGTGCCCGGCTCGCGGAGTGAGGTGGGCGGGCGGCTCGGGACCATGGCCAGGGCCGGCATGGAGCGGTGGCGTGACCGGCTGGCACTGGTAACCGGAGCCTCGGGGGGCATTGGCGCGGCCGTAGCCCGGGCCCTGGTCCAGCAGGGACTTAAGGTGGTGGGTTGCGCCCGCACCGTGGGCAACATCGAG GAGCTGGCTGCCGAATGTAAGAGTGCAGGCTACCCCGGGACTTTGATCCCCTACAAATGTGACCTGTCAAGTGAGGAGGACATCCTCTCCATGTTCTCGGCTGTCCGCTCTCAGTACAGCGGTGTGGACATCTGCATCAACAACGCTGGCTTGGCCCGGGCCGACACCCTGCTCTCAGGCAGCACCAGCGGTTGGAAGGACATGTTCAAT GTGAACGTGCTGGCCCTCAGCATCTGCACACGGGAAGCCTACCAGTCCATGAAGGAGCGGAAAGTGGATGACGGGCACATCATTAACATCAACAG CATGTCTGGCCACCGAGTGGTACCCCAGTCCATGACCCATTTCTATAGTGCCACCAAGTATGCCGTCACTGCACTGACAGAGGGACTGAGGCAAGAGCTTCGGGAGGCCCAGACCCACATCCGAGCCACG TGCATTTCTCCAGGATTGGTGGAGACACAGTTCGCCTTCAAACTCCACGACAAGGACCCTGAGAAAGCAGCTGCCACCTATGAGCACATAAAG TGTCTCAAGCCTGAGGATGTGGCCGAGGCTGTCATCTATGTCCTCAGCACCGCCCCCCATGTCCAG ATTGGAGACATCCAGATGAGGCCCACGGAGCAGGTGACCTAG
- the MRM1 gene encoding rRNA methyltransferase 1, mitochondrial isoform X1, producing the protein MALLWTWRCSGRLLTRHFSGAARRGVRPGGEELSRLRLDDLAPTVRSETGLELLFGLSPCLLALQAARRRVARLLLQAGRSGLQGERAELLRAAEAQDIPVLRPRRKQLDALCHYQVHQGVCMEVSPLRPLPWTESREARPGDDPQQLWLILEGLQDPRNLGAVLRSAYFLGVDKVITSRRNSCPLTPVVSKASAGAVEVMDVFSTDDLAGFLQVKARQGWLVAGTVGCPGPETSLSSEMPITSCLEFVWDQPTLLVLGNEGSGLSQEVQASCQVLLTILPGRQLPPGLESLNVSVATGILLHSICSQRKAFPAEQKRGKLLQDPQEPPATSEGPRVAQQPGLSSGSEKERHDGG; encoded by the exons ATGGCGCTGCTCTGGACCTGGCGTTGCTCCGGTCGCCTCCTCACGCGTCATTTCTCCGGAGCGGCGCGGCGTGGGGTGCGGCCTGGCGGGGAGGAGCTAAGCCGCCTGCGACTGGATGACCTGGCGCCGACCGTGCGGTCCGAGACGGGACTGGAGCTTCTGTTTGGCCTGTCCCCTTGTCTCCTGGCTCTGCAGGCCGCCCGCCGCCGCGTGGCCCGGCTCCTGCTCCAGGCCGGCAGATCCGGGCTGCAGGGGGAGCGGGCCGAGCTGCTCCGGGCGGCCGAGGCGCAGGACATCCCAGTTCTTCGGCCTAGACGGAAGCAGCTGGACGCCCTGTGCCACTACCAGGTCCACCAGGGCGTCTGCATGGAGGTGAGTCCGCTGCGGCCCCTGCCCTGGACTGAGAGCCGTGAGGCGAGGCCGGGCGACGACCCCCAGCAGTTGTGGCTCATCCTCGAGGGGCTCCAGGATCCCCGGAATCTTGGGGCGGTGCTGCGCTCTGCTTACTTCCTCGGAGTGGATAAAGTCATCACCAGCCGGAGAAACAG CTGCCCGCTCACTCCAGTGGTCAGCAAGGCCAGCGCCGGGGCTGTGGAGGTGATGGACGTGTTTTCCACTGATGACCTGGCCGGGTTTTTACAG GTCAAAGCCCGGCAGGGCTGGCTCGTGGCTGGCACAGTGGGCTGCCCAGGGCCTGAGACTTCCCTGTCCTCTGAGATGCCTATCACTAGTTGCTTGGAGTTCGTCTGGGACCAGCCTACTCTCCTAGTGCTGG GGAACGAGGGCTCTGGTCTGTCCCAGGAGGTGCAGGCCTCCTGCCAGGTTCTCCTTACCATCTTGCCCGGCCGGCAGCTGCCTCCTGGGCTCGAGTCTTTGAATGTCTCCGTGGCTACAG GAATTCTTCTTCACTCCATCTGCAGTCAGAGGAAGGCTTTCCCTGCAGAGCAGAAGAGAGGGAAACTTCTCCAAGACCCTCAAGAACCCCCAGCCACGTCTGAAGGGCCCAGAGTGGCTCAGCAGCCAGGACTGTCCTCAGGGTCAGAAAAAGAGAGGCATGATGGAGGCTGA
- the MRM1 gene encoding rRNA methyltransferase 1, mitochondrial isoform X3, with the protein MALLWTWRCSGRLLTRHFSGAARRGVRPGGEELSRLRLDDLAPTVRSETGLELLFGLSPCLLALQAARRRVARLLLQAGRSGLQGERAELLRAAEAQDIPVLRPRRKQLDALCHYQVHQGVCMEVSPLRPLPWTESREARPGDDPQQLWLILEGLQDPRNLGAVLRSAYFLGVDKVITSRRNSCPLTPVVSKASAGAVEVMDVFSTDDLAGFLQVKARQGWLVAGTVGCPGPETSLSSEMPITSCLEFVWDQPTLLVLGNEGSGLSQEVQASCQVLLTILPGRQLPPGLESLNVSVATALNTHWASQARGIINSTY; encoded by the exons ATGGCGCTGCTCTGGACCTGGCGTTGCTCCGGTCGCCTCCTCACGCGTCATTTCTCCGGAGCGGCGCGGCGTGGGGTGCGGCCTGGCGGGGAGGAGCTAAGCCGCCTGCGACTGGATGACCTGGCGCCGACCGTGCGGTCCGAGACGGGACTGGAGCTTCTGTTTGGCCTGTCCCCTTGTCTCCTGGCTCTGCAGGCCGCCCGCCGCCGCGTGGCCCGGCTCCTGCTCCAGGCCGGCAGATCCGGGCTGCAGGGGGAGCGGGCCGAGCTGCTCCGGGCGGCCGAGGCGCAGGACATCCCAGTTCTTCGGCCTAGACGGAAGCAGCTGGACGCCCTGTGCCACTACCAGGTCCACCAGGGCGTCTGCATGGAGGTGAGTCCGCTGCGGCCCCTGCCCTGGACTGAGAGCCGTGAGGCGAGGCCGGGCGACGACCCCCAGCAGTTGTGGCTCATCCTCGAGGGGCTCCAGGATCCCCGGAATCTTGGGGCGGTGCTGCGCTCTGCTTACTTCCTCGGAGTGGATAAAGTCATCACCAGCCGGAGAAACAG CTGCCCGCTCACTCCAGTGGTCAGCAAGGCCAGCGCCGGGGCTGTGGAGGTGATGGACGTGTTTTCCACTGATGACCTGGCCGGGTTTTTACAG GTCAAAGCCCGGCAGGGCTGGCTCGTGGCTGGCACAGTGGGCTGCCCAGGGCCTGAGACTTCCCTGTCCTCTGAGATGCCTATCACTAGTTGCTTGGAGTTCGTCTGGGACCAGCCTACTCTCCTAGTGCTGG GGAACGAGGGCTCTGGTCTGTCCCAGGAGGTGCAGGCCTCCTGCCAGGTTCTCCTTACCATCTTGCCCGGCCGGCAGCTGCCTCCTGGGCTCGAGTCTTTGAATGTCTCCGTGGCTACAG